The following DNA comes from Fundulus heteroclitus isolate FHET01 chromosome 1, MU-UCD_Fhet_4.1, whole genome shotgun sequence.
AAAATCGACGTGGTCGATGAGGAACGATATGACATTGAGGCCAAAGTGATGCTTAACACGCGTGAGGTGGGCGCACAACGTCTTTCACGCTTGTTTTCGGTCATACAGGAAACGGTTCGAGGGTGCAGCCCAACGAGAACTCCCCTGCAGCTGTCCCAGTACATGTCTCTCAATTCTCTCTCCCTGGATCAGATTAAAGACCTAAACATCAAGGTTCTGGACCTCAGGGGGAAATTCAAGAGGCCTAATCTTCGACGCGTTCGTGTGTCCGCTGACGCCATCCTTCGCTCGCTGCTGGGCTCCAAGCACAAAGTCTCCATGGACCTCCGAGCTAATCTCAAGTCTGTTAAGAAAGAAGACACTGAGAAGGTGAGTTTAGAAAGAAAACACTCCACAAATTAAGAATcaaaacacccccccccccctaaaaaaatatataaaataataggAAACCTTCCTCAGGGGGCAGGTTTGCAACATTTATGAGGTCAGTGCTCAGTGTGCCACAAAGCACCTGAACAATGTGTTTATGTGGATGCAAAAGGTGTGTTTGAGTAATCCAATAGTTAGCCAGTGCAGGGTGGAGGTGTGTTACAAAACACAAAGATCCAATTGTACACTTTTGTGACTGATTCTGCTCAATGGACGCTATTTGTCAGTGAGTGTGCACATCTCTGGATTAGTCTATTCAGGTGTGTACCTgtgagtgtctgtgtgttttgcaCAGATCCGTAAATGTCCAACAGCATTACATCAGGAAACCAGTTCCGCAAGTGCCGTTAAACACCGTTCTCTTTGGGGATTTCCGTTTTATAGCACAAGACTCAAAGGCTTAGCAAACAATGAGGTTTCCTAAAGCAGCTCTTCTCCACTGCGCCAGCATAGAGACTTGTACTGGGGTCTTTTATGGACATTTTTACTTCATCCATTTGCCTATCTGTCTGCAGAAGAGGCCAGTGGAGGACAGCGACTGGAGGAAGAACGTGGAGGCCATGTCCGGGATGGAGGGAAGGAAGAAGATGTTTGATGCCGCCAAAGGTTCTGCTCAGTGAAGACAGAAAGATGCCCATCTTTTTAGTTGCTGATGCTGATCTGCTGCTGTTTATTGCAACCTATGTGGTTCCTTTTCATACTTCATCTGTGGATATATTCCTACCGTGGTTGTGAGAATGTGCCCACATATGTGAGATATTCCACCCTTTGCTTTGTATGTAAATTAAGGTTTCTGCACGAGGTAGACCTATTTTTTCTCGTTAGTTCAGCTGACTTCTCATTTAAGTTCATGGTAGTGATTCACACTTTTTCTTCAAcggaaacattaaaattaacatttaaaaaatagaaatagaatagctgttttttttaatatgcagCATACTCAGAGAAAGCTAATGATAATGCAAATTAAACTGCATGTTGGTGTTGTTGCTTCATAAATATATCTATGTGCTGTGAGCTTGTGGTTTGTAACACTTTGCTTTAAAggattaaaataattacagacatattttttttcatgtgtgatttttcaacatgtattttattctattattgCTCCTAGTTTTTTCATAAATGTCTTGAATTTACCTAAAGGGTATATTTATTACTaaggtgtgtatatatatatatacaattacAACAAACATGAGACATATACTAAATAATGTTGTAATTCactaaggaggaaaaaaatctccaaacaaAATTGTATTACACTTTTAGCTAAAGCTAGAAAATGTGGTTCCTTAATCAGAGTCACTATAATTGTTGGGCAGATGTGTCCCAATAAGTACCTGAAGTTAAATCAAAAGGTCAAACCAACAAAATATTGATCACTGCaccttttctttaatttctttacaCCTCGCTGTGGCCAGGCGGAAACCTTGTATCttcaaaagacatttttttggGGAAATTAAGGAAGCACCTTTCTTCTGTATGTAGATTTACACCGTCTGGTCAATGTTGCAtgctcttttttattctttgcgCTGGAATGTGTCAATACAACCTCAGAGAGCCATGAAAGGTCATCAATAGATTTAATTTTCACAAGAAAACAAatatgcaccccccccccaactaaaaaaataagaaaagatgTACTtcacaacaacaatattttctcaaatttacttgttttaaaatttcttaaaCATGATACATGTGACCTTAAAGAAGGGGAAAGCTATGATTGTTTCTATTCTCTACAATATAAAGTACAGTCCCAGTACAGCAGAGAGTCACTGTATCAACTGGAACATTTCTGCTGATATGCTTCCTGCACATGTCTGCTGCTAAGATGGCTGTATCCTCACCACAGCAGCCAAACATGCCTCCTTAACAGCTGTTTGCTTTGCATacccataaaaaacaaaactgtcctTTCATTCTTTTTTGAACACCTTATCTTGTTGAATGCAAAAAGCATTGCCctttggcatatatatataaagctacAAGAATGTAAGCTTTTATAATAAAGCTATATTAATGTAAGTAATATATTAAACTCTGGGCCAGAAACAGTTTTCAGACCTCACAGGAGCACAAGGGCAAATGCGGAGCTGCAGAAGCTTACTGCTGAATGATGGCATGCAGTTCTGTTTGATAGCATGTTACTTCCACAGATATTTTCTTTAAGCGTGAGACAAGCAGGTTCAAGTTtgcaggggagaaaaaaaatatatattgtggaCTTTATTACAGACTCAAACTCTTTACTGTCATGAAACATGCAGGGTTGGGTGGGATATTTAAAGTCAGAGGAGGtggacagtgtgtgtgtgtgtgtgtgtgtgtgtgtgtgtgtgtgtgtgtgtgtgtgtgtgtgtgtgtgtgtgtgtgtgtgtgtgtgtgtgtgtgtgtgtctttcagACGGAGCCTGGGTCAGAGTCCGGCACACAACAAAGGAAGGAGTGGCCTCCAACAGCAAAGCAAACAGTCTCACCAAATCTCGCTGCCACTTACAGCAACCTTCTTGCTAATATAACACGTGCGTTCAGAGAAGTTGAGCTTTTGCAGGTTTTTGGCTGTAACTGTGTTTGTATCTTTTGTTCCCATCAAGGCTTAGCTTTAATTTGCCTAAAACTTTTcattttgttataaaaaaaaaaaaccttttagttAACTTTGGTGCAAATGATATGCCTGAGATGTTATACATACGTAACAatagtaatgataataataaatgagAATGCATGACAGGGCCACACTTTCACCAAAAAAGGAGAGAAGCTCCCTCTCTCCCCACCTCCCCCTCTCTGTCAGGTGGAAGGCTCACCTCTCTGGTCATGTGACGTCTCATTGAGCTAAAGGTGGACTGCTTTGTGCCTCGCCGACTCTAATGTCACTTCCTCCCTCAGAGTGCCAGCCTGTGGAGCTTTCCCTGCCCTCTGCGAGTCTACTGGggaaaaataagtcattttcCTCCCAACATGTCTATCAGTCGGAAAAACTGGTCCGCTCTGTCCAGGTAAGACCGCCGCTGGCTTTTCTGTAACGTGGACAATGTCACCTGTTGTGAAGAGACAATGGAACATCACGCACTTTCGCTTTAACCTGAGCTCAAGCTTTGATTTCGCTCTGAATAGGAAGACTGGATCTTTGCTACTAGATcatctgttattattattaaatattattcctGTACCAGTCGTTTCTATGTTTCACAGTTTTTGAGTctttagaaaacattttctgcGTTTGAATGGAAGGAAACTTTTCACTCGAGCGGCTGTATGCCTGTCTTTGTGATTAACTGATTGTTTTGTCATGCCAAGCTGAATgggtttgataaaaaaaaaatttccctaGAGAATTGTGAAGGCCGAACACGTAAAACAGGTTTGGCGTAACAGTTATTTCTACTATAGTCGCTACATTCTGGGAAACCAAAAGGAGCAGTTGGATTCACCTGaaaacgttttattttgaacgtcttcctgtttttttaaacacgttGTCTCGCTGTTTTATTCTAAGTTGAGTGTTCGCTGATGCTATCACCTTGTGCGTTCTCAACCAGGCTTGCCCGTCAGTGGACGGtggaagatgaggaggaggtggagagggagaggagaagGAGGGTGAAGAGCAGCAGTACTGCTGATCAAGATGGGGACTCCAGCCCAACAGAAGGAACACCATCCGCAAGAGGCGGCGCCTTAGGAGCTGAATCTTCCAGTGAGACAGCTCAAGGCCTCAGCAGGTTGATTTGATACTTTATAAACCAAATAAATATGGCCTGTTTCTGGCCCCATTATTTCACTCTTCCCTAGATTTATGTAATCCAAATAGAGATGAACTGCACAATAATCATTTAAAGAGGTTAGGACCCCTTTGACTGCACacgtgggttctctcctggtactctggcttcctcccctagcccaaaaacatgactgttaggttaatctCCATACTGCCTTCCAGACATAAACGTATGTGcatatttgatgtttttttttttttttttttttttttgaagcgtTGAGCAGATCCAGCTGGACTTTGTGGAGATGCTGCGAGCACGCGATGAAAAACGCAGGATGAGACACGTGGAGGTATTGAGGCagcagaaagaggaagaggagggtaaTTCGAAGGCAACCAGAGGGGAAGAAGGAGAGGGAAATGCCAGGGTGGCACTTTTTGGGGAGTTGGAAGAGGGGAAGGGCAGTGTGTTCAAACCACAGCCGCCGCCTATAACATCGTCTTACAGTCCCACCAGCAGGGGTGACAGCAGTACCAGAACTAGCAGTGCAAAAACACAAGTAAGTAGAAGAGCTTTCTCTTATAAGTGAAACCAAACTAGAACGTTTTTATGTGAATGAGCGTATGCTTCTTCTCCACCTCCCACCATAATGGATATGGAGGTTTTTTATGCCAAAGTCCACACAGTTATAGctagccatgttttttttatcatcaaaaGGTTATCACTTCTTCTCAGCCAGAGGAGAAGGGTGGGGctaaagcagcacagctactcAGCTCAACTTTGTGAAgctttctgttgtgttttcctGTGCTGGAGTTGGAAAAAGAAGTGAAAACCctaagaaaaataattacatatacGAACGATcgattgtgaaaaaaataatgccaTGCCAGGTAGCTGTCAACGGCCCAGTGGTGTTGTTAGGATGAGCTCATACATAGTTCTGTTTATGCAGGGATTACTACATAAAGGTTAAGTACATAGAAAGCAAAGGAAGCCCTTAGGCTTCCTTGAGTTGTATTTATATCCTAATgggcacaaaaaaaagagatggatacaccttcttttattttatgaaaaacaaaaggctTTCATACTGGGGAAGAAAAAACTATGTTAAACTTGCGCAGGAACTGACTCAGCCTCTGATACTGAGAGCAAACCGAGGAAAAGAGCAGATGTTGGCTGGAGATGTagactgaaacaaacaaaacaccacAAACCCTGTCAATTGTGGTGGCTACACTTGAAGCTCTGGTGCTACACCAAAGGTCTGAGAGCTTGAGGGTTCTGCGCAGTGCCTTAGCTGTTCCTTTGCTGAACAGAGATCTTAGAGGTTGGTTCTGGAATCTTCAAATGCTATTCCCCCGAGAGTTTTACTGTGACTTATGCCCACTGGCACTACGGAAGACCTGACCCTCCAGAACTTCTTTTGCTCATCATTTAGCCCTCCGTTTCCTAGAAACATCAAGTCATTTTTCTTCATGGCGCTGCTGCTACTTAGGCTGGACAAGTCTCCCAGtactattttgttttgtacttttattaCCGCAGCAATGTCTGGTTGGTTAGTCATCTGTTTATTATACGGGATCTGAAACTCCCACAGGATCTTCAAGTCATTTGTGGTAATGTCTCCCATGTTGAGTGTCGGAACACCAGACCATACTTGGCACGGATCTTCCTGCAGTCTGTTCCAGCTATTTAGACGTTGTCCTCTGTGTATGGTTTCCTTGTCAGCAATGTGCAGCCAGCTTCTATGTACTCTGCGGTTTCAGGGGGGCAATTGCACACACCTGTGTTTCTATGATCATCAGTGCAGGCTTCTCTAGCCATTGGTAGTTTTCGTCTTAGTCCCTTTTTCAATCTGCTAGTGACATAACCGTGCAGAACCGTGTCCTTCCATGATGGCCTTTTCCAGTCCTCCTTCTTCCACATTGGGATTTCTGCAGCCTGAGATTCTCCAGCCCAGGGGGTCACCAACCGTTTTTAAACCGAGAGCTATTTCATTGGCATTGTCTCATACGGAGGGCTACCAGTACTTACCTTTGAACTAGCAAagtcagagttcatcttaactttatgtaaaataaacatatttttcatgctttgttacattgtcgtttttaaatctatataaatgcaagtgtgaataaacaggaagagtaatggaataaaattaagttttagatacagctcacaggcaggttgtgctttttttagaacaggctcataGGCACCATATGTGGTCCTCgagggctacttggtgcccttggtcaccatgttggtgacccctgctccaGCCTAATATACAGGACAATCTTTATTCTTTCATCCTGGATAGTGGCTCTGATGCTTATTAGCCATGGGTTGgccttcttcttattattagcTGGTCTCATGGTGCTGGGCTTAGCGTGAAACCCTCCACACATGACAATGAGCTTCCTTATCTTGATTTGAAATACTTCTAGATCTTCCGTTGGCCTGGCTATTATAGCAACAGGGTATCTGATAATTGGCAGGGGGCACGTGCTGGTAGTTTGGACTTTGCTTTAAACATTTACTGCCTTTTCTGAGCTTCTTACCCTGTGTGGGGACTGGGTTGCTGCTGATTCCCTTGCAGCCTCTTCAAAGCTGCTGTTTGCCCTTGTGATTGTGACGTAGTTATTGCTGTCTTGAACATCTGTAATGTTGCCTTCTGTTATAAGCATTGGACCTGTCCTGGGTACCATTTGGCCACACTTATCTAAAAGGCATTCAAATGTGCTTCTTTGTGTCCGGTCgggtggatcagtgacttcATGTCTTGCCCTTTCCTGACAAAGTAGATTTTTAAGATGGCGGTCCTTCTTTATCTTTTTGGCCTCTTTCTATGATGATATGGAAGGTTCAGAACAATCCAGAACTTATAACTTTAATATACTGCAGCTGAATAGGACTTATCTAACTgagtttgtgttggttttcagAGCTGCCTACCCTTCCTTTCGTGCTgcttgaaaaatatataaattcatagcagaaaataaaagggggaaataGCAACTTAACAAAAACTAGAAGTCATGAAACACAATtcaaacaagaaaataataaaatgttaggCATTTTTGTACACTGGTCAAACTTTCACTTACAGCTGTCCTATTGATTCTTCACAAAGTTCTGACAGTGCTCTGATAGCTGCAACCCTGCGCTGTGGCTAATCTCTTACCCCATGCAAAGAGAGAGTTAACGTTAATCATTTCCCAATTATACAGCAACAAGATCCCACTGTGTCGGATGTTGATTGCTGTAGCAGGCCAACTGAGGCCAAGTGTCACTTCTTGGTTGTGTTCTGGCTGCAGCTAACTGAGCTAATTTTGGTTTAGCATCGGTTGCAAGATCCTACCTTTTGTGCATTTGAGCCAATTAgatctgaaaaacacaaatgtacTTACAGATGACCCAAATATGTACCATGTGTGGTGTGTAGACAAGGTACTGCACCTTTATATCACATGGAATCATACCTAACATTATGTTTATGTTTCTCCTCTGGCCTGAAGGGTTTGGGGCAATGCGGGGTCTAAGCATTTCAG
Coding sequences within:
- the tnni1a gene encoding troponin I, slow skeletal muscle; the encoded protein is MPEHVQERKSKISASRKLMLKSLMVAKAKEELEQEIFVKEEEKQKYLAEKAPPLNTGGLGLAQLQDLCKELHAKIDVVDEERYDIEAKVMLNTREIKDLNIKVLDLRGKFKRPNLRRVRVSADAILRSLLGSKHKVSMDLRANLKSVKKEDTEKKRPVEDSDWRKNVEAMSGMEGRKKMFDAAKGSAQ